In Pocillopora verrucosa isolate sample1 chromosome 13, ASM3666991v2, whole genome shotgun sequence, one genomic interval encodes:
- the LOC131785294 gene encoding uncharacterized protein, protein MRREEMAKKVLYAVGLLIKTVLLCCTAAQQWEATGQPEVSKFGMMLQRHIFKRITGAGLSDVCLRGCYADVRCQSFNYVFTQDICELSNRTKEARPEDYVPNPERFYFKRDYKRVPLGSIPELPAETCQEIKMSEGGQAVSGKYWFHSIVPERTVLAPCDMKTEDVDECNSTIPVCDVNAECVNTVGSHSCSCKAGFTGNGKKCVDVDECANKSHDCDANASCNNTAGSYRCTCNSWYQGNGTSCYFRGLNSSVILTSLDYNKYTGKLLSYLEPVLLSSEWSRFVKCWHAKTEGWAASTFHSNCDGRGPTVTIIKANDSIFGGYTDVSWGPSAGSCAGYSYASKAFIFSLYNVKGYNPVKLTQYQNQQYAMYRCNTYGPTFGNHDIYISDGSGNNQNSYTRCGYTYTTPSGYSTGNCGFFTGGSHFSPKDVEVFYEAGLGLSAILRSLDNNQYLKVLFSYLDPVLINKERSRFVRCWHAETDGWAASTFHSNCDGRGPTVTIIKVNSYIFGGYTDVSWTSSPCVYSSASKAFVFSLYNVRGYDPVKLTQYQNQKYAVYRCSSYGPTFGRGHDIYISDNAKSNQHSYTECGGTYSNPAGYSAGHCNFFTGSLYFSPSDIEVYFEITN, encoded by the exons ATGCGTCGAGAGGAAATGGCCAAAAAGGTCTTGTACGCAGTAGGGCTGTTGATCAAAACCGTGCTGTTATGCTGTACAGCTGCACAGCAATGGGAGGCTACGGGCCAGCCAgaagtttccaaatttgggATGATGCTACAACGCCATATCTTCAAGAGGATCACGGGGGCAGGTCTTTCAGATGTGTGCTTGCGGGGATGCTATGCTGACGTCAGATGTCAAAGTTTCAACTACGTCTTTACGCAAGACATTTGTGAGCTGAGCAACCGAACTAAGGAGGCCAGACCAGAGGATTATGTTCCGAACCCTGAGAGATTTTACTTTAAGCGAGATTACAAACGag TCCCTCTCGGTTCCATTCCTGAGCTGCCTGCGGAGACTTGCCAGGAAATCAAAATGAGCGAAGGAGGACAAGCGGTCAGCGGCAAATACTGGTTTCACTCGATTGTACCCGAGAGGACTGTTCTGGCTccttgtgacatgaaaaccgaAG ACGTGGACGAGTGTAATTCGACCATTCCCGTGTGTGACGTCAACGCTGAGTGCGTGAACACCGTCGGTTCTCACAGTTGCTCGTGCAAAGCTGGTTTTACTGGAAACGGAAAAAAGTGTGTCG ATGTCGACGAATGTGCCAATAAATCGCATGACTGTGACGCCAATGCCTCTTGCAACAATACCGCTGGTTCCTATCGATGCACCTGCAATTCCTGGTACCAAGGAAACGGAACAAGCTGCTATTTTC GTGGCCTTAATAGTTCCGTTATTCTTACCAGCCTCGACTACAACAAATACACGGGTAAGCTGCTTTCCTACCTAGAGCCAGTCCTCCTGAGTTCAGAGTGGAGCAGGTTTGTGAAGTGTTGGCACGCTAAGACAGAAGGCTGGGcggcatcgacattccacagcaactgtgatgggaggggacccacagtAACAATCATCAAAGCGAACGATTCcatatttggtggatatacTGATGTGTCCTGGGGACCAAGCG CTGGTTCTTGCGCAGGTTATTCCTACGCCAGTAAAGCTTTCATCTTCTCTCTCTATAAtgtcaaaggatacaatcccgTAAAGTTGACGCAATACCAAAATCAGCAATATGCAATGTACAGATGTAATACGTATGGACCCACCTTTGGTAATCATGATATCTACATATCCGACGGCTCTGGAAACAACCAAAACTCCTACACCAGATGCGGTTACACGTACACGACACCTTCAGGGTACTCAACTGGTAACTGTGGTTTTTTTACAGGGGGGTCTCATTTCTCTCCAAAGGACGTCGAAGTATTCTATGAAGCag GCCTTGGTTTGTCCGCCATACTTCGAAGTCTTGATAACAACCAGTACTTGAAGGTGCTGTTTTCGTATTTGGACCCAGTCCTTATCAATAAAGAACGTAGCAGGTTTGTGAGGTGTTGGCACGCAGAGACTGACGGTTGGGcagcatcgacattccacagtaactgcgatgggaggggacccacagtgacTATCATTAAAGTTAACAGTTATATCTTTGGTGGATACACTGACGTGTCCTGGACCAGCA gtcCTTGTGTTTATTCTTCAGCcagcaaagcttttgttttttctctttacaacGTCAGAGGATACGATCCTGTGAAGCTGACACAATACCAAAACCAGAAATACGCAGTGTACAGATGTTCCTCTTACGGACCCACTTTTGGTCGGGGACATGATATCTACATATCAGATAACGCAAAAAGCAATCAACACTCTTATACTGAATGCGGCGGCACGTACTCCAACCCCGCGGGCTATTCAGCAGgacattgtaattttttcacaggaagtctttatttttctccatctGACATTGAAGTTTACTTCGAAATAACAAACTAA